A stretch of Kyrpidia spormannii DNA encodes these proteins:
- a CDS encoding adenylosuccinate synthase, whose translation MATVVVVGTQWGDEGKGKITDYLAQRAEVVARYQGGNNAGHTIYLDGQEYRLHLIPSGILYPDKLCVIGNGMVVDPAALVEEIRYLEQRGMSVSNLRISDRAHVVLPYHRRLDELEEQRRGNGKIGTTRKGIGPCYMDKAARVGIRMCDLLEPEVFAEKLADNLAQKNRLFEKVYEVEGFDLKEILEEYAAYAEVLRPYIADTSVVLNRAIDEGRDILFEGAQASMLDIDHGTYPYVTASNPVSGGVCIGAGVGPTKIDRAIGVVKAYSTRVGDGPFPTEMLDDVGREIRDRAGEYGTTTGRPRRIGWLDAVVVRHAHRVSGLDGLAVTRLDILSGLDELKICTGYRYRGQVLDEFPASLRVLSECEPIYETLPGWRENLDGVRNYDELPEAAKGYVERISELVDTPLSLISTGPNREQTIALGDIFVSRR comes from the coding sequence GTGGCAACCGTCGTTGTGGTCGGTACCCAGTGGGGCGACGAAGGTAAAGGGAAGATCACCGATTACCTTGCCCAACGCGCTGAAGTGGTCGCCCGGTATCAAGGCGGCAATAATGCTGGGCACACGATTTATCTAGATGGTCAGGAGTACAGATTGCATTTGATTCCATCGGGAATTTTATATCCGGATAAACTGTGCGTCATCGGGAATGGAATGGTGGTGGACCCCGCCGCGCTGGTGGAAGAGATTCGATACCTTGAGCAACGGGGCATGTCGGTGAGCAACCTCCGAATCAGTGATCGGGCTCACGTCGTGCTTCCTTATCACCGGCGACTGGACGAGTTGGAGGAACAACGCCGGGGAAACGGAAAGATCGGAACGACCCGCAAAGGAATCGGTCCTTGTTATATGGATAAGGCGGCCCGGGTGGGAATTCGAATGTGCGACCTGCTCGAACCCGAGGTGTTCGCGGAGAAACTGGCCGACAATTTGGCGCAAAAGAATCGCCTTTTCGAAAAAGTCTATGAGGTGGAAGGGTTTGACCTGAAGGAGATTCTCGAAGAGTATGCGGCATATGCCGAGGTGCTGCGGCCCTATATTGCGGATACATCGGTGGTCCTTAACCGCGCTATTGACGAAGGCCGAGATATCCTCTTCGAAGGGGCCCAAGCCAGTATGCTCGACATTGACCACGGCACGTACCCGTACGTGACCGCTTCCAATCCTGTGTCTGGCGGTGTGTGTATCGGAGCCGGGGTGGGCCCGACCAAGATTGACCGGGCAATTGGCGTGGTAAAGGCCTACAGTACCCGGGTTGGCGACGGCCCGTTTCCCACGGAAATGCTTGATGATGTGGGCCGCGAAATTCGGGACAGGGCGGGGGAATACGGGACGACCACGGGTAGGCCCCGCCGCATCGGCTGGCTGGATGCGGTGGTGGTTCGCCACGCTCACCGGGTGAGTGGGCTGGACGGATTGGCGGTGACGCGCCTGGACATTCTGTCCGGTCTCGACGAGTTGAAGATCTGCACCGGCTACCGATACCGGGGACAAGTCCTCGACGAATTCCCCGCCAGCCTGCGGGTTCTTTCGGAATGTGAACCCATCTACGAGACGTTACCGGGATGGCGGGAAAACCTCGACGGCGTCCGGAATTACGACGAGCTTCCCGAGGCTGCCAAAGGGTATGTAGAGCGGATTTCAGAACTGGTGGACACCCCGCTCTCGCTGATTTCTACCGGGCCAAACCGTGAACAGACCATCGCCCTGGGGGACATTTTTGTGTCCAGACGCTAG
- a CDS encoding cell division protein FtsA has protein sequence MVSEKSEPLFALDIGTRTVVGLTAIPGTKGLTIKAVEILEHQTRSMLDGQIHDIPRVAELIRRLKARLEKKVGPLRDVAVAAAGRALKTCRGKAVRAVNGSRLEADAVRGLELEALEQARRELAGDEESAGRYHCVGYSVVEYKLDGTTIGNLLGQRGQEASTEVIGTFLPKVVVESLAAALEAADLQMRALTLEPIAAIHALIPASMRKLNLALVDVGAGTSDIALTAEGTVVAYGMVPSAGDEITEALAETWLLDFDTAETAKRNWRDAEIRFTDVLGHSRKVPGPEFVQSMAPAVDGLSELIAREILSLNGRPPAAVLLIGGGSLTPGLPESLARKLGLPQDRVAVRSVDHVAGFARIPPRLKGPDGVTPLGIALAALEHPVQTATVRVGSTEVHLFDFRDLTVGDALIQAGIHIRSLFGRPGAALTVTIGGERRVVPGSPGSGPEIRLNGSPATLDSPVTSGDHIEVRPGQNGKDARCRIEDLIPPLQSLSVYVNGVSQPVPPRVFMNGHRVKPDTQVVDRAMIEAYIPEQLRDVLEDVGRPEAFSQREIHFTWNGRSVQYVHPNWIVTLNGVAAEPGTVVAAGDRIEIVEAPPPVLADWLVTNPERSPGRPALTVTVNGQLVRLDGEDYRAFRCNGRPADPGTPLQDGDDWVEVWDEQVGEWIISDLFRVIDPEGLRPADARSFHVEVNGAEATFTTPLHTGDNVRLYWR, from the coding sequence GTGGTTTCGGAAAAGTCGGAGCCATTGTTTGCGCTGGACATTGGGACGAGAACTGTCGTCGGGCTCACCGCCATTCCCGGAACAAAGGGATTAACGATCAAGGCGGTCGAAATTCTTGAGCATCAAACTCGTTCTATGTTGGACGGACAAATTCACGATATACCCCGGGTAGCCGAGCTGATCCGGCGTCTCAAGGCGCGGTTGGAGAAAAAGGTCGGTCCCCTTCGGGACGTGGCGGTGGCCGCCGCCGGTCGAGCGCTGAAAACCTGCCGGGGAAAGGCTGTTCGCGCTGTGAACGGTTCCCGGTTAGAGGCGGACGCGGTTCGCGGATTAGAATTAGAAGCGTTGGAGCAGGCTCGCCGAGAATTGGCGGGGGACGAAGAGTCTGCCGGCCGTTATCATTGTGTAGGTTATTCCGTCGTCGAATACAAACTCGATGGGACGACGATCGGCAATCTCCTCGGGCAGAGAGGACAGGAGGCCAGCACCGAAGTCATCGGTACCTTTTTGCCAAAGGTGGTGGTCGAATCGTTGGCTGCGGCCTTGGAAGCCGCAGATCTGCAGATGCGCGCCCTGACCTTGGAGCCTATCGCCGCGATCCACGCCCTCATCCCGGCCTCCATGCGAAAGCTGAACTTGGCTCTGGTGGACGTGGGAGCCGGAACCTCCGACATCGCCTTGACTGCAGAGGGTACGGTCGTCGCCTACGGAATGGTTCCCAGTGCAGGGGACGAAATTACTGAGGCTCTGGCGGAAACCTGGCTGCTGGACTTTGATACGGCAGAGACAGCAAAGCGGAACTGGCGAGATGCGGAGATCCGCTTTACCGACGTCCTGGGTCATAGCCGAAAAGTGCCGGGCCCGGAATTCGTTCAGTCTATGGCCCCCGCCGTGGACGGACTTTCAGAACTTATTGCCCGGGAAATTCTCAGCCTGAACGGCCGGCCCCCCGCAGCAGTGCTCTTGATCGGAGGAGGCAGCCTGACACCGGGGCTGCCGGAGAGTCTGGCCCGGAAGTTGGGCCTTCCCCAGGACCGCGTCGCTGTCCGGTCCGTGGATCATGTGGCAGGATTCGCCAGGATCCCGCCGAGACTCAAGGGGCCGGACGGTGTAACGCCCCTGGGAATCGCCCTGGCTGCCCTGGAACACCCGGTTCAGACCGCCACAGTTCGGGTCGGCAGTACGGAGGTACACCTGTTCGACTTTCGAGATCTCACGGTCGGGGATGCGTTGATTCAAGCGGGTATTCACATCCGTTCTCTATTCGGTCGCCCTGGCGCCGCGTTGACGGTGACCATCGGAGGAGAGAGGCGCGTTGTTCCTGGCTCACCGGGGTCGGGGCCGGAGATCCGGTTGAATGGTTCACCTGCCACGCTGGACTCGCCGGTCACAAGCGGGGATCATATCGAGGTACGACCCGGACAAAACGGGAAAGACGCTCGGTGCCGAATCGAAGATTTGATCCCGCCCCTACAAAGTTTGTCGGTGTACGTGAATGGTGTATCCCAGCCCGTGCCGCCGCGCGTGTTCATGAACGGACACCGGGTCAAACCGGACACCCAAGTGGTAGATCGGGCAATGATCGAGGCGTACATCCCCGAGCAGTTGCGGGATGTGCTTGAAGATGTCGGGAGACCCGAAGCGTTCTCCCAGCGAGAAATTCATTTTACATGGAATGGCAGGTCCGTTCAGTACGTTCATCCCAACTGGATCGTGACATTGAACGGGGTGGCGGCCGAACCGGGAACTGTCGTGGCCGCGGGGGATCGGATCGAGATTGTGGAAGCCCCGCCTCCGGTATTGGCGGATTGGCTCGTCACGAACCCGGAACGCAGTCCCGGGCGGCCGGCCCTCACGGTCACCGTCAACGGCCAGTTGGTACGATTGGACGGGGAAGATTATAGGGCGTTCCGGTGCAACGGGCGCCCGGCTGATCCCGGGACGCCGCTTCAAGACGGCGACGACTGGGTGGAGGTCTGGGACGAACAAGTTGGCGAATGGATCATCAGCGACCTGTTTCGAGTGATCGATCCCGAGGGGTTGCGACCTGCCGATGCCCGGTCGTTTCACGTGGAGGTCAATGGTGCCGAAGCGACATTCACCACGCCCCTTCACACCGGGGACAACGTGCGGCTCTACTGGAGATAG
- the dnaB gene encoding replicative DNA helicase: protein MQDRVPPQSVEAEQAVLGAALLDGAAFHLALERLTPEDFYRSAHQKIFRAMAEVSSHGDPVDLVTVTARLQDAGQLDECGGASYLAELAHIVPATGNVEHYIDLVHDKSVLRQLIRTATQIAAKGYEPAEDVAGLLDEAEQRIFEITQSRVVRGFIPIRDILEQAFERIEYLYANKGQVTGVPSGFPDLDRLTSGFQKSDLIIVAARPSVGKTAFALNIAQNVGVRYGLPVAILSLEMSKEQLVQRMLSAEANLDAHKLRTGFLDEQDWPKLTMAVANLSEAPIYVDDTPGITIAEMRSKCRRLKAERGLGLIVVDYLQLMQGRGRADNRQQEISEISRGLKALARELEVPVIALSQLSRSVEQRQDKRPLLSDIRESGSIEQDADLVAFLYREDYYDPDTDRKNVIEVIIAKQRNGPTGKVEMVFLKNFNKFVNLERVSAGEGTP from the coding sequence ATGCAAGACCGGGTTCCTCCCCAAAGCGTTGAAGCGGAACAAGCGGTCCTCGGTGCGGCTCTGTTGGACGGGGCCGCCTTTCACTTGGCTCTGGAGCGCTTGACACCTGAGGATTTTTACCGCTCGGCCCATCAAAAGATTTTTCGGGCGATGGCGGAGGTGTCCTCTCACGGGGACCCTGTGGATCTCGTTACAGTTACTGCCCGCCTTCAGGATGCGGGCCAACTGGATGAATGCGGGGGAGCTTCTTACCTCGCCGAATTGGCCCATATTGTACCAGCGACGGGAAATGTTGAACATTACATCGACCTGGTGCACGACAAATCGGTGTTGCGCCAGCTCATTCGTACGGCGACCCAAATCGCGGCGAAAGGGTACGAACCCGCCGAAGATGTCGCCGGCCTTCTGGACGAAGCGGAACAACGGATTTTTGAAATCACCCAGTCCCGGGTGGTCCGCGGCTTCATTCCGATTCGGGATATTCTGGAACAGGCTTTTGAGCGCATTGAGTATCTATATGCCAATAAGGGTCAAGTCACCGGCGTCCCATCGGGGTTTCCCGACTTGGACCGCCTGACCTCTGGGTTTCAAAAATCGGACCTGATCATCGTTGCGGCCCGGCCCAGCGTGGGGAAGACGGCCTTCGCTTTGAACATTGCCCAGAATGTCGGGGTTCGTTACGGTTTGCCCGTGGCGATTCTCAGTTTGGAAATGTCCAAGGAGCAGTTGGTGCAGCGGATGCTTTCAGCCGAAGCCAATCTCGATGCTCACAAGCTGCGGACAGGCTTTCTGGATGAACAAGATTGGCCGAAACTCACGATGGCCGTGGCCAATCTATCTGAGGCGCCGATCTATGTAGACGACACCCCGGGAATCACCATTGCGGAGATGCGGTCAAAATGTCGACGGCTCAAGGCGGAACGGGGATTGGGGTTAATCGTAGTGGACTACCTGCAGTTGATGCAAGGAAGGGGGCGGGCGGACAATCGTCAACAGGAGATTTCCGAGATATCCCGGGGTTTAAAAGCATTGGCGAGGGAACTGGAGGTACCGGTGATCGCCCTTTCCCAGTTATCCAGGTCTGTAGAACAGCGCCAAGACAAACGCCCTCTTTTGTCTGACATTCGCGAATCGGGATCGATCGAGCAGGATGCGGACCTCGTGGCGTTTCTCTATCGCGAGGATTACTACGATCCAGATACGGATCGCAAAAATGTGATTGAAGTCATCATTGCCAAACAGCGAAACGGGCCGACAGGTAAAGTCGAGATGGTATTCCTCAAGAACTTCAATAAATTTGTCAACCTCGAACGGGTGTCCGCGGGAGAGGGGACCCCTTGA
- the rplI gene encoding 50S ribosomal protein L9: MKVIFLQDVKGQGNAGDVKDVSEGYARNYLLPRKLAVEATEANLRALQTRVEHRKAQEAERLRQAKETADKLSGLVVEITAKSGENGRLFGAVTGKQIAEALAAQGLKVDKRKIELEEPIRHPGTVTVRVRLHPEVTADIRVRVLPV; this comes from the coding sequence GTGAAGGTTATTTTTCTGCAAGACGTCAAAGGCCAGGGCAACGCTGGGGATGTCAAAGACGTGTCCGAAGGGTATGCCCGCAACTATCTCCTTCCGCGAAAACTGGCAGTGGAGGCGACGGAAGCGAATCTCCGCGCTTTACAGACCCGGGTGGAGCATAGAAAGGCGCAGGAGGCCGAACGTCTGCGCCAAGCTAAAGAAACCGCGGACAAACTAAGCGGCCTCGTCGTGGAGATTACGGCCAAGTCTGGCGAAAACGGTCGACTTTTCGGTGCCGTCACCGGGAAGCAAATCGCCGAAGCTCTGGCGGCGCAAGGCCTCAAGGTGGATAAGCGCAAAATTGAACTGGAGGAGCCGATTCGCCACCCGGGCACAGTGACGGTGCGGGTTCGGCTTCATCCTGAAGTGACTGCGGATATTCGGGTTCGCGTGCTTCCCGTGTAA
- a CDS encoding MazG-like family protein, whose product MATFRRDVDIGRQVKLMEWIKIELLDQVSALFRACHTGAEGLIADALSGILISVYILARRVGLSPGEIDRKALEKLTKTKEIGHEAETWFGDLGAVENHLRGR is encoded by the coding sequence GTGGCGACCTTTCGCCGGGACGTGGACATCGGTCGACAAGTGAAGTTGATGGAATGGATAAAGATTGAGTTACTCGACCAGGTGTCAGCTCTGTTTCGGGCATGTCATACTGGGGCTGAGGGGCTGATCGCCGACGCTTTGTCGGGCATATTGATCAGTGTTTATATCCTGGCGCGTCGGGTTGGCCTCTCCCCTGGGGAGATTGATCGTAAAGCACTGGAAAAGTTAACAAAAACAAAGGAAATCGGTCACGAGGCTGAAACCTGGTTCGGAGACCTCGGGGCGGTTGAAAATCACTTGAGAGGCCGTTAA
- a CDS encoding thiamine pyrophosphate-binding protein, which translates to MTVAEVLLQELSLWGVERIYGVAGDAVLGFLDAVSKQAQVRVIPVKHEFHAGIMASAEAKLTGKVGVCFATMGPGFMNLLNGLADAHLDRTPVVAITGQAPVKQIGGDENQVIDQQVAIQPIARYSSLIVHPDAAVDRMYKALHLARTHGVVTHLSVPSDLFEQSQAQPLRPPVPWIHGQVAFSRDLLEPVLGVMRSCRRPMIVAGEGAWSARPDLPRLTQRWGGGLVTTLGGKGVVDEGFPFHVGGLGEGGSPEVPWLLQESDLILLIGSTYWPEGFVPRQPRAIQVDTAPENLGQRVQVEYGIVGDAGSVVALLADALSDHRPDQEWIDRVQAAHRQWKETVERESEFDGNPLPPQRVMGALSTHIPPDAIITVDTGDHTVWFNRNFRSRGQTLLYSGDWRTMGFGLPAALAAKLSQPHRPVVAVVGDGGLAMGLGELTTAVQEGTPITVVLMNNGSLQMEKSKMIMRGYGQAGVDLTNPDFVKVAEASGWRAERVRDATQLERALVDSLADPKPTLLDIPVQGVVPPLTGQKPLGSS; encoded by the coding sequence TTGACCGTAGCCGAAGTGTTGCTGCAAGAACTATCTTTGTGGGGGGTCGAGCGGATTTATGGTGTGGCCGGAGACGCTGTCCTCGGGTTTTTGGACGCGGTTTCAAAACAGGCGCAGGTTCGCGTCATCCCTGTCAAGCATGAATTCCACGCAGGGATCATGGCCTCGGCCGAGGCCAAACTCACCGGTAAGGTTGGTGTGTGCTTCGCCACCATGGGACCCGGGTTCATGAATCTCCTGAACGGGTTGGCGGACGCGCATTTGGACCGTACGCCGGTTGTGGCCATCACCGGCCAGGCTCCGGTCAAGCAAATCGGCGGCGACGAGAATCAAGTCATTGACCAACAGGTCGCCATTCAGCCAATCGCCCGGTATAGTTCACTGATCGTCCATCCCGATGCCGCCGTCGATAGAATGTACAAAGCCCTTCACCTCGCCAGAACCCATGGCGTCGTCACCCATTTGTCGGTCCCCTCCGACCTTTTTGAGCAGTCACAGGCCCAACCCCTGCGTCCCCCGGTTCCGTGGATTCACGGTCAGGTGGCCTTTTCTCGGGATTTGCTTGAGCCGGTGCTCGGGGTTATGCGGAGTTGCCGCCGTCCGATGATCGTCGCCGGCGAGGGCGCATGGTCCGCTCGCCCAGATCTTCCCCGGCTCACACAGCGATGGGGCGGCGGCTTGGTGACCACTCTAGGGGGCAAAGGTGTCGTGGATGAAGGATTTCCCTTTCACGTCGGCGGCCTCGGGGAAGGAGGAAGCCCGGAGGTGCCTTGGCTTCTTCAGGAGTCTGATCTCATTCTTCTGATCGGGAGCACCTATTGGCCGGAAGGATTCGTCCCTCGCCAGCCCAGGGCCATCCAAGTGGACACGGCCCCCGAGAATCTGGGACAGCGGGTGCAGGTCGAGTACGGAATTGTCGGGGATGCCGGATCGGTGGTGGCTTTATTGGCCGACGCCCTGTCTGACCATCGGCCGGATCAGGAGTGGATCGACCGCGTCCAGGCGGCTCACCGGCAGTGGAAGGAAACGGTGGAACGGGAAAGCGAGTTTGATGGAAACCCCTTGCCACCCCAACGAGTAATGGGGGCACTGTCTACACATATCCCTCCCGATGCGATCATCACTGTGGACACCGGTGATCACACCGTCTGGTTCAACCGAAATTTTCGTTCCCGGGGCCAGACTTTGTTGTATTCCGGGGATTGGAGAACGATGGGCTTTGGCCTACCCGCAGCTTTGGCAGCCAAATTAAGCCAACCTCACCGGCCCGTCGTTGCTGTGGTGGGAGACGGTGGGCTGGCCATGGGGTTGGGGGAGTTGACGACCGCGGTCCAGGAAGGAACCCCCATCACTGTGGTTCTGATGAACAACGGTTCTCTTCAGATGGAAAAAAGCAAGATGATCATGCGCGGATATGGCCAGGCGGGCGTCGACCTGACCAATCCCGATTTCGTCAAAGTCGCCGAAGCCTCGGGATGGCGAGCTGAACGCGTCCGGGATGCCACTCAGTTAGAAAGGGCCCTGGTCGACTCCCTCGCTGATCCAAAGCCCACTCTTCTCGATATACCGGTTCAAGGTGTCGTCCCGCCCCTAACCGGGCAGAAACCCCTTGGCTCATCGTAG
- the rpsR gene encoding 30S ribosomal protein S18 gives MARKGRGGKRRRVCNFCVDKIDRVDYKDADRLRKYMTERGKILPRRISGNCARHQRQVTVAVKRARQVALLPYTVE, from the coding sequence ATGGCGCGCAAGGGCCGAGGAGGTAAGCGGCGACGCGTATGTAATTTTTGTGTGGACAAGATCGATCGGGTGGATTACAAGGATGCCGACCGGCTGCGGAAATACATGACTGAGCGCGGCAAGATTCTCCCTCGGAGGATCTCGGGCAATTGTGCTCGTCACCAACGTCAGGTGACTGTGGCTGTAAAGCGGGCCCGGCAGGTTGCGCTTTTGCCTTACACGGTGGAATAA
- the ssb gene encoding single-stranded DNA-binding protein — translation MLNRIILIGRLTQDPELRYTPSGTPVAHFTLAVDRPRLNQMGERETDFINIVVWQKLGELCAQYLRKGRLAAVEGRLQIRSYENREGQRVRVAEVVADNVRFLDRAGDREGGPSAPPASGSGWPEEARTRSTGMDDPFEGDATRIDISEDDLPF, via the coding sequence ATGCTCAACCGCATCATTCTGATTGGCCGCCTAACCCAGGATCCGGAGTTGCGGTACACGCCATCAGGGACACCGGTGGCCCATTTTACGTTGGCTGTCGACCGGCCTCGCCTCAACCAGATGGGAGAGCGGGAGACAGATTTTATTAACATTGTGGTTTGGCAGAAACTCGGCGAACTCTGCGCCCAGTACCTACGCAAAGGACGACTGGCTGCGGTGGAAGGCCGATTGCAGATTCGCAGCTACGAGAATCGCGAAGGGCAACGCGTGCGGGTGGCGGAAGTGGTGGCCGACAATGTTCGTTTCCTGGACCGTGCGGGTGATCGGGAGGGCGGGCCGAGTGCCCCACCGGCCTCAGGCAGCGGGTGGCCGGAGGAGGCCCGTACCCGGAGCACGGGCATGGATGATCCGTTCGAGGGAGACGCCACGCGGATCGATATTTCTGAAGATGATCTCCCCTTCTAA
- the rpsF gene encoding 30S ribosomal protein S6, whose amino-acid sequence MRNYETLYILRPDLEEEVTADQVKRLAEVVTAAGGELQEVNTWGKRRMAYEIEGHREGYYVLMKFASDTEVPKELERVLRISEPVLRYIVVREDE is encoded by the coding sequence ATGCGTAACTACGAGACACTGTATATCCTTCGCCCTGACTTGGAGGAAGAAGTGACAGCGGACCAGGTCAAGCGGCTTGCTGAGGTGGTCACCGCGGCCGGGGGGGAACTCCAGGAAGTCAATACCTGGGGCAAACGCCGCATGGCTTACGAGATTGAAGGCCACCGGGAAGGATATTATGTGCTCATGAAGTTCGCGTCGGATACCGAAGTGCCGAAGGAGTTGGAGAGAGTGCTCCGCATCTCCGAGCCAGTGCTCCGGTACATCGTCGTACGCGAGGACGAGTGA
- the ychF gene encoding redox-regulated ATPase YchF: protein MPLQAGIVGLPNVGKSTLFNAITRAGAETANYPFCTIDPNVGVVQVPDGRLVRLAELFHPGRVVPAVFEFVDIAGLVKGASHGEGLGNQFLSHIREVDAIVHVVRCFEDPDITHVAGRVSPVDDIETINVELNLADLETVERRIEKTRRLRKSGDKRYDWELALLERIQRLLEEGKGVRGQAWSEEESKFLSDLHLLTAKPVLYVANVHEQDVATAWEHPMVQEVRRRARVEGAEVIPVSARLEAEIAELEGEDRDLFLAEAGLQESGLDRITRAAYKLLGLITYFTAGEKEVKAWTIVKGTKAPQAAGVIHSDFERGFIRAEVVSYEDLVRAGSTVAAREQGLLRLEGKDYVVQDGDVMHFRFNV from the coding sequence ATGCCATTACAAGCAGGAATTGTGGGTTTACCGAACGTAGGCAAATCAACGTTGTTCAACGCCATCACCCGCGCTGGCGCAGAAACGGCGAACTATCCATTCTGTACGATCGATCCCAACGTCGGGGTGGTCCAGGTTCCCGATGGACGCCTGGTGCGCCTGGCGGAGTTGTTCCATCCGGGCAGAGTTGTGCCTGCGGTTTTTGAATTTGTCGATATTGCGGGGCTCGTGAAAGGGGCCAGCCATGGGGAAGGCCTTGGAAACCAGTTTCTCTCTCATATCCGAGAGGTTGACGCCATTGTCCATGTCGTCCGGTGTTTTGAAGACCCGGACATCACCCATGTCGCCGGCCGCGTTTCCCCCGTTGACGATATCGAGACGATCAATGTTGAACTCAATTTGGCCGACCTGGAGACGGTTGAACGCCGGATCGAGAAAACTCGGCGATTGAGGAAAAGCGGCGATAAACGGTATGATTGGGAGTTGGCGCTACTTGAAAGAATTCAGCGCCTCCTGGAAGAGGGAAAAGGCGTCCGGGGACAAGCCTGGTCTGAGGAAGAAAGCAAGTTTTTGAGCGATCTTCATCTTCTAACGGCCAAACCCGTCCTTTATGTCGCCAATGTGCATGAACAGGATGTGGCCACGGCCTGGGAGCATCCGATGGTCCAGGAAGTGCGCCGGCGCGCCCGGGTGGAAGGGGCGGAGGTGATTCCCGTCAGTGCTCGGCTAGAAGCAGAGATCGCGGAACTTGAAGGTGAAGACCGGGATCTTTTCCTCGCCGAGGCGGGATTACAAGAGTCCGGCCTTGACCGCATCACTCGGGCGGCGTATAAGCTGTTGGGGTTGATCACGTATTTTACCGCTGGAGAAAAAGAAGTGAAAGCCTGGACCATCGTGAAAGGGACAAAAGCGCCCCAAGCGGCGGGCGTGATCCATTCCGACTTTGAACGCGGGTTTATTCGAGCAGAGGTCGTTTCCTACGAGGACCTCGTCCGAGCCGGGTCCACAGTGGCGGCCCGGGAACAGGGTCTCCTTCGGCTGGAGGGGAAAGATTACGTGGTTCAGGACGGAGATGTGATGCATTTTCGCTTCAATGTCTGA
- a CDS encoding DUF951 domain-containing protein — MEKKYQLGDVVEMRRTHPCGTNAWTIIRMGMDIRIKCVHCGRSVLLPRAKFERNLKRVIRTEQLDSPGGPGLSAKTGD, encoded by the coding sequence ATGGAAAAGAAGTATCAGCTCGGCGATGTCGTTGAAATGAGACGGACCCACCCCTGTGGAACAAACGCCTGGACCATTATCCGCATGGGGATGGACATCCGGATCAAATGTGTACACTGCGGGAGAAGCGTTTTGTTGCCCCGAGCGAAGTTTGAGCGAAACCTGAAACGCGTGATTCGCACGGAACAACTCGACAGCCCGGGTGGACCGGGTTTGAGTGCGAAAACCGGAGACTGA